From a region of the Halanaerobium hydrogeniformans genome:
- the yihA gene encoding ribosome biogenesis GTP-binding protein YihA/YsxC, producing MKLSNAKFYKSVYKYEECPRLQQPEVAFSGRSNVGKSSLINRITKRKKLARTSNTPGRTQSLNYFNIDDKFYLVDLPGYGFANVPKKVKDDWAELIDSYLNYRENLIGIVQIIDSRHKPTKDDKMMVEWLKASGLSFLIAATKVDKISNNERAKQKKIILKELNLDKEDNFIFFSAETGEGSKEIYNYLESLLQLAKDRS from the coding sequence ATGAAATTGAGTAATGCTAAATTCTATAAAAGTGTTTATAAATATGAAGAATGTCCAAGATTACAACAGCCAGAGGTTGCTTTCAGTGGGCGTTCAAATGTTGGGAAATCATCTTTGATTAATAGAATTACAAAAAGAAAAAAACTGGCAAGGACAAGTAACACTCCTGGCCGGACCCAATCATTAAATTATTTTAATATTGATGATAAATTTTATCTGGTAGATTTGCCGGGTTATGGTTTTGCAAATGTACCCAAAAAGGTCAAAGATGATTGGGCAGAATTAATAGATAGTTATTTAAATTATAGAGAAAATTTAATCGGGATAGTACAAATTATTGATTCCAGACATAAACCAACTAAAGACGATAAAATGATGGTAGAATGGTTAAAAGCCAGTGGGTTAAGCTTCTTAATTGCTGCTACTAAAGTTGATAAAATTTCAAATAATGAAAGAGCAAAACAGAAAAAAATTATTTTAAAAGAACTAAATTTAGATAAAGAAGACAATTTTATTTTCTTTTCTGCAGAAACAGGAGAAGGAAGTAAAGAAATTTATAATTATTTAGAGTCTCTACTTCAACTTGCCAAAGACAGGTCTTAA
- a CDS encoding FAD-dependent oxidoreductase yields MRQHVIILGAGYGGVSAAKKMAKLAKKEEDIEVTLLNKGKKHHLITELHEVAGNRVEPENLEISLNRLFESTKVNLIWDEITEINFDDQKLYSEEKEYSYDYLILGTGSQPNDCGVKGVNENAFTLWSMDDAKKINHQVEKMFHKAQFEDDPEKRKELLSFVVAGAGFTGVEMVGELTQWFDELSKQYEVPRNEIKLYLVEGLERILPNIDKEMAKKAEKYLNKKNVEILTGHFAQEVKENAIIIDKGEQGTETIPSNTVIWTCGVKSAPLVEDLDLEKDKTERLIVNEYLQIPVHKEVYAIGDNSAAPWADKKTLPALVETAMQTGECAAKNIFADIKGQNKEKIDAKLHGVMVSVGSDYAVADVTGLSLKGRPALLLKHFVNMFYFFEIGGIKEGFSLVNEYIHEQASKKGIVPQLFDQATMKSHTFFIAILRIFLGYQWLMSGISKVQDGWLQSPDHLVAGATAAPIGPNAVGWYEAFMEAVVMQYPMFFQVVVTFTEIAIGLSLFLGLFSVLGAMASIFMNINFFLSGTGNMWYLMASFPCLANSGQSLGLDYYVLPLIKKLVWRKPKNKAEHLKEVVTKRK; encoded by the coding sequence ATGCGACAACATGTTATTATATTAGGCGCAGGTTATGGAGGTGTTTCTGCTGCCAAAAAAATGGCTAAACTCGCCAAAAAAGAAGAAGATATAGAGGTTACGCTTCTTAATAAAGGAAAAAAGCACCATTTAATTACTGAATTACACGAAGTTGCAGGTAATAGAGTTGAGCCTGAAAATCTAGAAATTAGCTTAAACAGACTTTTTGAAAGTACCAAGGTTAATCTAATCTGGGATGAAATAACTGAGATAAATTTTGATGATCAAAAGCTTTATTCCGAGGAAAAAGAATATAGTTACGATTATTTGATCTTAGGAACTGGTAGTCAGCCAAATGACTGTGGTGTCAAAGGTGTTAACGAAAATGCCTTTACTCTCTGGTCAATGGATGATGCTAAAAAAATAAATCATCAGGTAGAAAAAATGTTTCATAAAGCCCAATTTGAAGATGATCCTGAGAAAAGAAAAGAATTATTATCTTTTGTTGTAGCAGGTGCTGGATTTACCGGAGTTGAAATGGTTGGAGAATTGACTCAATGGTTTGATGAATTATCTAAACAATATGAAGTTCCTAGAAATGAAATCAAACTTTATCTTGTAGAAGGATTAGAAAGAATTCTTCCCAATATAGATAAAGAAATGGCCAAAAAAGCTGAAAAATATCTCAATAAAAAAAATGTAGAAATTTTAACAGGTCACTTCGCTCAGGAAGTAAAAGAAAATGCTATTATTATTGATAAAGGTGAGCAGGGAACTGAAACAATACCTTCAAATACAGTAATCTGGACCTGTGGAGTAAAAAGTGCTCCTTTAGTTGAAGATCTAGATTTAGAAAAAGATAAAACTGAAAGATTAATAGTTAATGAATATTTACAAATACCAGTGCATAAAGAAGTTTATGCAATTGGTGATAATTCTGCAGCTCCATGGGCCGATAAAAAAACACTGCCTGCTTTAGTAGAGACAGCCATGCAGACTGGTGAATGTGCAGCAAAAAATATTTTTGCAGATATAAAAGGCCAGAATAAAGAAAAAATTGATGCCAAATTACATGGAGTAATGGTATCAGTAGGTTCGGATTATGCTGTTGCAGATGTTACCGGCCTATCATTAAAAGGACGACCCGCATTATTGCTAAAACATTTTGTTAATATGTTTTATTTCTTTGAAATAGGTGGAATTAAAGAAGGTTTTTCTTTAGTAAATGAATACATCCATGAACAGGCTTCAAAAAAGGGTATAGTACCTCAGCTATTTGATCAAGCTACAATGAAATCTCATACTTTCTTTATCGCTATTTTAAGAATATTCCTTGGTTATCAGTGGTTGATGAGTGGTATATCTAAAGTTCAGGATGGCTGGTTGCAGAGCCCTGATCATCTAGTTGCAGGAGCAACAGCTGCTCCAATAGGGCCAAATGCTGTTGGCTGGTATGAAGCTTTTATGGAAGCAGTGGTTATGCAGTATCCGATGTTCTTCCAGGTTGTCGTAACCTTTACCGAAATTGCGATTGGACTATCACTCTTTTTAGGTCTCTTTAGTGTCTTAGGAGCCATGGCTTCTATATTCATGAATATTAATTTCTTTTTATCTGGAACGGGAAACATGTGGTATTTAATGGCTTCTTTCCCCTGTCTGGCAAATTCAGGTCAATCATTAGGACTTGACTATTATGTACTTCCTTTAATCAAGAAATTAGTCTGGAGAAAACCCAAAAATAAAGCTGAACATCTTAAAGAAGTTGTTACAAAAAGAAAATAA
- a CDS encoding class I SAM-dependent DNA methyltransferase, which yields MENSYTNSFAKIYDDIMQEVPYQFWFKYLKDLLSYYNLEVESILELAAGTGNMTEELINLPKIKEIKALDLSSAMLERAENKLSQYELKNLKLEFVQADMTDFKFPGNFDLILSVFDSYNYLLTEKDLKESFSCAAEVLQKDGLFIFDMNSIKRINTIEEKKTMLEGENYSCLWEDIVNTKESVWQVKLQISPEDDKLPAFEEFHTEKGYEIKTIKKLLQQSGFKGVEVYRSFNFFKANDKVDRIYFVAALSEERLAEKKGFMTKLYFSIKNEFKYLLIGLKTIFKQTI from the coding sequence ATGGAAAATAGTTATACGAATTCTTTTGCCAAAATATATGATGATATAATGCAGGAAGTACCCTATCAATTTTGGTTTAAATATTTAAAAGATCTGCTTAGCTATTATAACTTAGAAGTAGAATCCATTCTTGAGCTTGCAGCAGGAACTGGCAATATGACAGAAGAACTGATAAATCTTCCTAAAATAAAAGAAATTAAAGCTCTTGATCTATCATCAGCAATGCTCGAAAGAGCAGAAAACAAACTTTCCCAATATGAGCTTAAAAATTTAAAGCTAGAATTTGTTCAGGCAGATATGACTGACTTTAAATTTCCTGGTAATTTTGATTTAATTTTATCTGTTTTTGACAGTTATAACTATCTTCTAACTGAGAAAGATCTTAAGGAGAGTTTTAGCTGTGCTGCAGAAGTTCTACAAAAAGATGGCTTATTTATTTTTGATATGAATTCGATTAAAAGGATTAATACTATTGAAGAAAAAAAGACAATGCTTGAGGGCGAAAATTACAGCTGTTTATGGGAAGATATTGTGAATACAAAAGAATCCGTCTGGCAGGTTAAATTACAGATCAGTCCTGAAGATGATAAGCTACCTGCTTTTGAAGAATTTCATACTGAAAAAGGTTATGAAATTAAAACAATTAAAAAGTTACTCCAGCAAAGTGGTTTTAAAGGGGTAGAAGTTTATCGATCATTTAATTTTTTTAAAGCAAATGATAAGGTGGATAGGATTTATTTTGTAGCAGCCTTAAGTGAAGAAAGGCTGGCAGAGAAAAAAGGTTTTATGACTAAACTTTATTTCTCAATAAAAAATGAATTTAAATATTTATTAATCGGTTTAAAAACCATTTTTAAACAAACTATCTGA